From the Nodularia sp. NIES-3585 genome, one window contains:
- the pheA gene encoding prephenate dehydratase, whose amino-acid sequence MTISIAHLGPPGTYAEQATVFYANWLAQQTATQAMCRPYPSIAQSLQAVASGQTQLAVVPVENSIEGSVTMTMDTLWQLDTLQIQLALVMPIAHTLISSATSLESIQTVYSHPQALAQCQGWLGRILPNVQLIPSNSTTESLQRLDQDLTAAAIASRRAAQIYNLPILASNINDYPENCTRFWVVSQSQYDLINRSASPTHTSLAFSVPANLPGSLVKPLQVFAQLGINLSRIESRPTKRSLGEYLFFIDLEADAKQAQMQSALAQLTTYAEIIKIFGSYHVLPISIEP is encoded by the coding sequence GTGACTATATCCATTGCCCATTTAGGGCCTCCTGGCACTTACGCAGAACAAGCAACTGTTTTTTATGCCAACTGGCTAGCTCAACAAACAGCGACTCAAGCTATGTGTCGTCCGTATCCCAGCATTGCCCAATCACTCCAAGCTGTTGCTAGTGGACAAACCCAGTTAGCTGTTGTGCCAGTAGAAAATTCTATTGAAGGCAGTGTGACAATGACAATGGATACACTTTGGCAGTTGGATACTTTACAAATTCAATTAGCTTTGGTTATGCCCATTGCCCATACCTTGATTTCCAGTGCCACTAGTTTAGAAAGCATCCAAACTGTTTATTCTCACCCCCAAGCTTTGGCACAATGTCAAGGATGGTTGGGGCGAATTCTCCCAAATGTGCAGCTGATACCAAGCAATTCGACAACTGAATCATTACAAAGACTAGATCAGGACTTAACAGCAGCTGCGATCGCATCCAGACGTGCGGCTCAAATCTATAATCTGCCGATATTAGCCAGTAATATCAACGACTATCCAGAAAACTGTACTCGCTTTTGGGTGGTCAGTCAAAGTCAATACGATCTAATCAATAGATCAGCAAGTCCTACTCACACTTCTCTAGCCTTCAGTGTGCCGGCAAATTTACCAGGATCGCTGGTAAAACCTCTACAAGTATTTGCTCAACTAGGGATTAATCTGAGCCGTATTGAATCTCGACCAACCAAGCGATCGCTTGGAGAATACTTGTTTTTTATTGACTTAGAAGCAGATGCAAAACAAGCACAAATGCAATCCGCTTTAGCACAATTGACTACCTATGCGGAAATCATCAAGATTTTTGGCAGCTATCATGTCCTACCAATCAGCATTGAGCCGTAA
- a CDS encoding ribonuclease HII, whose product MVKARPNAADICLPALPDEKIWLELSPNTLPLESSLSELPALVAGIDEVGRGALFGPVVAAAVILPACALPKLIAANIKDSKKLSSCRRIQLAKQICELATDWRIGFASSAEIDQINILQATLLAMKRAVLKLKVQPQLCLVDGNQLIKDLRVRQETIVKGDERSLTIAAASIVAKVWRDDLIMRLASKYPSYHLEKNKGYGSQKHLVALQQYGASRLHRKSFRPCQIR is encoded by the coding sequence ATGGTGAAGGCGAGGCCGAATGCCGCAGATATTTGTTTACCAGCACTCCCAGACGAGAAGATTTGGCTGGAGTTGTCACCAAACACACTACCCTTAGAGTCAAGTTTATCCGAGCTTCCGGCATTGGTTGCGGGGATAGATGAAGTTGGGCGGGGGGCGCTGTTTGGTCCTGTGGTGGCAGCGGCGGTGATTTTGCCTGCTTGTGCTTTGCCAAAGCTGATAGCAGCTAATATTAAGGACAGTAAAAAGCTGTCGAGTTGTCGGAGAATTCAGCTGGCAAAGCAAATTTGTGAGTTGGCGACGGATTGGAGAATTGGTTTTGCTTCCAGTGCTGAAATTGATCAAATAAATATTTTGCAGGCGACGTTGTTGGCGATGAAGCGGGCTGTGCTGAAACTGAAGGTACAGCCTCAGCTATGCTTGGTTGATGGCAATCAGCTGATTAAGGATTTGCGAGTGCGGCAAGAAACAATAGTGAAGGGGGATGAGCGATCGCTAACTATTGCAGCTGCTAGTATTGTGGCTAAGGTTTGGCGCGACGACTTGATTATGCGTTTGGCATCGAAATATCCTTCATACCATCTGGAGAAAAATAAGGGATATGGTAGCCAAAAGCATTTGGTCGCGCTGCAACAATACGGGGCATCACGACTGCATCGCAAATCTTTTCGTCCTTGTCAAATTCGTTAG
- a CDS encoding DUF1997 domain-containing protein, giving the protein MATQFTASQTVKINVPPQPIPIQYYLRQPQRLVNALADNSRIHQLSDEVFRLKMRPLTFMSLSIQPTVDLKIWAESNGTIKLRSLSCKILGFEYINQRFALNLQGHLSLHQLNEVTSLQGQADLKVQVDLPPPFCFTPKAILETTGNALLKSVLLTVKQRLLHQLLADYRCWVTSQMSENSLDKDSAELPMGKSVNNF; this is encoded by the coding sequence ATGGCTACCCAGTTTACTGCTTCCCAAACCGTAAAAATTAATGTTCCACCACAGCCTATTCCCATTCAATACTACTTGCGTCAGCCTCAACGTCTAGTTAATGCTTTAGCTGACAACAGTCGGATACATCAGCTTTCCGATGAAGTATTTCGCTTGAAAATGCGTCCGCTCACCTTTATGTCCCTGAGTATTCAACCCACCGTAGATTTGAAAATTTGGGCAGAATCCAATGGGACTATTAAATTGCGATCGCTAAGTTGTAAGATACTTGGCTTTGAGTACATTAACCAGCGCTTCGCTTTAAATTTACAAGGACATTTGTCTTTGCACCAGCTAAACGAAGTTACCAGCCTCCAAGGACAAGCCGACTTAAAAGTGCAGGTAGACTTACCACCACCATTTTGCTTTACTCCCAAGGCAATTCTAGAAACCACTGGCAATGCTTTGCTCAAGAGTGTACTGTTGACAGTTAAGCAACGCTTATTACATCAACTTTTAGCTGATTATCGTTGCTGGGTAACATCACAAATGTCAGAAAACTCATTAGATAAAGACAGTGCGGAATTGCCAATGGGTAAATCGGTGAATAATTTTTGA
- the rpsG gene encoding 30S ribosomal protein S7: MSRRGVIQRRPVPPDSVYNSRLVSMIIRRVMRHGKKSLAARLVYDAMKTIEERTGAAPLETFERAVRNATPLVEVKARRVGGATYQVPMEVRSDRGTTLALRWLVNFSRSRPGRTMASKLANELMDAANETGNAIRKREETHRMAEANKAFAHYRY, from the coding sequence ATGTCTCGTCGTGGTGTTATTCAAAGGCGTCCAGTTCCGCCTGATTCCGTATATAACAGTCGCCTGGTAAGCATGATAATCCGGCGGGTGATGCGTCATGGCAAGAAATCACTGGCTGCAAGGCTGGTTTATGATGCCATGAAAACTATAGAAGAACGCACTGGTGCTGCTCCTTTGGAAACCTTTGAAAGAGCAGTGCGAAACGCCACACCTTTGGTGGAAGTAAAAGCTCGACGAGTTGGTGGAGCAACCTACCAAGTACCGATGGAAGTTCGCTCAGATCGCGGTACAACTCTAGCCTTACGCTGGCTAGTAAATTTCTCCAGGTCTAGACCCGGCCGCACAATGGCAAGTAAATTAGCTAATGAGTTAATGGACGCTGCCAACGAAACCGGGAATGCAATTCGTAAACGCGAAGAAACACACCGGATGGCAGAAGCTAACAAAGCTTTTGCACACTATCGTTACTAA
- the rpsJ gene encoding 30S ribosomal protein S10 translates to MATLQQQKIRIRLQAFDRRLLDTSCEKIVDTANRTNATAIGPIPLPTKRKIYCVLRSPHVDKDAREHFETRTHRRIIDIYQPSSKTIDALMKLDLPSGVDIEVKL, encoded by the coding sequence ATGGCAACTCTACAGCAGCAGAAAATTAGAATTCGTTTACAGGCTTTTGACCGTCGCTTATTAGATACATCTTGCGAGAAGATTGTAGACACGGCTAACAGGACGAACGCTACAGCCATAGGCCCAATTCCTTTACCCACAAAACGCAAAATCTACTGTGTGCTGCGATCGCCTCACGTAGATAAGGATGCACGGGAACACTTTGAAACCCGCACCCATCGCCGGATTATTGACATTTATCAGCCTTCTTCTAAAACTATTGATGCCCTGATGAAGCTAGATTTACCCTCTGGTGTGGACATTGAAGTAAAACTATAA
- the rpsL gene encoding 30S ribosomal protein S12, whose translation MPTIQQLIRTEREKARQKTKSPALKQCPQRRGVCTRVYTTTPKKPNSALRKVARVRLTSGFEVTAYIPGIGHNLQEHSVVMIRGGRVKDLPGVRYHIIRGTLDTAGVKDRKQGRSKYGTKRPKEAKK comes from the coding sequence ATGCCAACAATACAGCAACTCATACGTACTGAACGCGAAAAAGCGCGTCAGAAAACGAAATCTCCAGCTCTGAAGCAATGCCCACAACGCCGGGGTGTTTGTACAAGAGTATACACAACCACACCTAAAAAGCCTAACTCAGCTCTACGTAAAGTAGCAAGAGTAAGACTGACCTCTGGATTTGAAGTCACAGCTTACATTCCAGGTATCGGTCACAACTTACAAGAACACTCAGTAGTCATGATTCGTGGCGGTCGGGTAAAAGACTTACCAGGTGTGAGATACCACATTATCCGTGGCACCTTAGATACAGCTGGAGTCAAAGACCGTAAGCAAGGGCGTTCCAAGTATGGAACCAAGCGTCCGAAAGAAGCGAAAAAATAG
- the fusA gene encoding elongation factor G, with protein MARTIPLERVRNIGIAAHIDAGKTTTTERILFYSGIIHKIGEVHEGTAVTDWMAQERERGITITAAAITTSWKDHQINIIDTPGHVDFTIEVERSMRVLDGVIAVFCSVGGVQPQSETVWRQADRYKVPRIAFINKMDRTGANFYRVHDQMCDRLRANAIAIQLPIGSETEFRGIVDLVRQRAYIYNNDEGTDIEETDIPAEMQDKAAEYRTKLIEAVAETSDVLMNKYFEGEELTEAEIRTALRKGTIANKIVPVLCGSAFKNKGVQLMLDAVVDYLPAPTEVPAIQGTLPNGETIERQADDNEPLSALAFKIMADPYGRLTFVRVYSGVLKKGSYVLNATKNKKERISRLVILKADERMDVDEMRAGDLGAALGLKDTLTGDTITDEGSPVILESLFIPEPVISVAVEPKTKNDMDKLSKALQSLSEEDPTFRVHVDAETNQTVIAGMGELHLEILVDRMLREFKVEANVGAPQVAYRETIRKAVNKVEGKFIRQSGGKGQYGHVVINLEPGEPGTGFEFVSKIVGGTVPKEYISPAEQGMKESCESGVLAGYPLIDVKATLIDGSYHDVDSSEMAFKIAGSMAMKEAVLKASPVLLEPMMKVEVEVPENYLGDVMGDLNSRRGQIEGMGSDDGLAKVTAKVPLAEMFGYATDIRSKTQGRGIFSMEFSRYEEVPRNVAEAIIAKSKGNA; from the coding sequence GTGGCACGTACCATCCCGCTAGAGAGAGTACGCAATATCGGTATTGCGGCGCATATAGATGCGGGCAAGACAACGACAACCGAGAGAATATTGTTTTACTCTGGCATTATTCATAAAATTGGCGAAGTTCATGAAGGAACTGCCGTCACCGACTGGATGGCTCAGGAGCGTGAGCGGGGAATTACCATCACCGCTGCTGCGATCACCACCAGTTGGAAAGATCATCAAATTAACATTATCGATACTCCAGGACACGTTGACTTCACAATTGAAGTAGAACGTTCCATGCGCGTGTTAGATGGCGTAATCGCAGTATTTTGTTCAGTAGGTGGCGTGCAACCACAGTCGGAAACAGTGTGGCGACAAGCAGACCGCTACAAAGTACCTCGCATCGCCTTTATCAACAAAATGGATCGTACAGGCGCGAACTTCTATAGAGTTCACGACCAAATGTGCGATCGCCTGCGTGCTAATGCTATTGCCATTCAACTGCCAATTGGTAGTGAAACTGAATTTCGCGGCATCGTTGATCTGGTACGGCAACGTGCCTATATTTATAACAACGACGAAGGAACGGATATCGAAGAAACAGATATCCCCGCCGAAATGCAAGATAAGGCAGCAGAATACCGCACCAAGCTCATAGAAGCTGTGGCAGAAACTAGCGATGTTCTGATGAATAAGTACTTCGAGGGAGAAGAACTTACAGAAGCAGAAATTCGTACTGCCCTGCGTAAAGGTACAATTGCGAATAAGATTGTGCCAGTACTTTGCGGCTCGGCATTTAAAAACAAAGGCGTACAGTTGATGCTGGATGCGGTGGTAGATTATCTACCAGCACCAACTGAAGTACCAGCAATCCAAGGTACATTACCCAATGGTGAGACTATTGAGCGTCAAGCTGATGACAATGAACCGCTGTCAGCTCTAGCGTTCAAGATTATGGCTGACCCCTACGGTCGTCTGACCTTTGTTCGTGTTTATTCTGGTGTTCTCAAAAAAGGTAGCTACGTTCTCAACGCTACCAAGAACAAAAAAGAGCGCATTTCCCGTCTGGTGATTTTGAAAGCAGATGAACGTATGGACGTGGATGAAATGCGGGCTGGCGATTTGGGAGCAGCCTTGGGATTAAAAGATACCTTGACAGGTGATACCATCACTGATGAAGGATCACCAGTAATTCTGGAATCTCTATTCATTCCTGAGCCTGTGATCTCGGTAGCGGTTGAACCCAAAACCAAGAATGACATGGACAAGCTCTCCAAAGCTCTGCAATCTCTTTCAGAAGAAGACCCCACCTTCCGTGTCCACGTTGATGCGGAAACAAATCAAACCGTGATTGCCGGCATGGGAGAACTACACCTGGAAATCCTGGTAGACCGGATGTTACGAGAATTCAAAGTAGAAGCGAATGTCGGTGCGCCGCAAGTAGCTTACCGCGAAACAATTCGTAAAGCAGTCAACAAGGTAGAAGGGAAATTCATTCGCCAAAGTGGTGGTAAAGGTCAATACGGTCACGTTGTGATCAATTTGGAACCAGGCGAACCCGGTACGGGCTTTGAATTTGTTTCTAAGATTGTCGGCGGTACTGTACCTAAAGAGTACATCAGTCCCGCAGAACAAGGAATGAAGGAAAGTTGCGAATCCGGTGTTTTAGCTGGATATCCATTGATTGACGTGAAAGCAACTTTGATTGATGGGTCATACCACGATGTAGACTCTTCAGAAATGGCTTTCAAAATTGCTGGCTCAATGGCAATGAAAGAGGCAGTATTGAAAGCTTCACCCGTACTTTTAGAACCTATGATGAAAGTTGAGGTAGAAGTTCCCGAAAACTACCTTGGGGATGTAATGGGCGACCTGAATTCCCGTCGTGGGCAAATTGAGGGTATGGGATCTGATGATGGTCTTGCCAAAGTAACGGCTAAAGTCCCATTGGCAGAAATGTTTGGTTACGCTACTGATATCCGCTCGAAGACCCAAGGTCGGGGCATCTTCTCAATGGAATTTAGCCGCTACGAAGAAGTACCTCGCAACGTGGCTGAAGCAATCATAGCGAAAAGTAAAGGGAACGCTTAA
- a CDS encoding cupin domain-containing protein, with product MAQLQETTQTNTLPLPVAIANKGVAATELRPWGAFTVLEEGRGYKIKRIEVKPGHRLSLQMHHHRSEHWIVVSGTARVVCGEQEVLLSNNESTYVPQCTSHRLENPGVIPLVLIEVQNGEYLGEDDIIRYQDDYARTKV from the coding sequence CCACACAAACTAACACTCTGCCTCTACCCGTGGCGATCGCTAATAAAGGCGTTGCTGCAACTGAGCTGCGTCCTTGGGGTGCTTTTACAGTTTTGGAAGAAGGGCGAGGATATAAAATCAAACGTATCGAAGTCAAGCCTGGACACCGCCTCAGTCTGCAAATGCACCATCACCGCAGCGAACACTGGATTGTTGTATCTGGTACAGCTAGGGTTGTTTGTGGTGAGCAAGAAGTCTTGTTGAGCAATAATGAATCAACCTATGTCCCTCAATGTACTTCTCATCGTCTAGAAAATCCTGGTGTAATTCCTTTAGTGTTAATTGAAGTCCAAAATGGCGAATATTTAGGTGAAGATGATATTATTCGCTACCAAGATGACTATGCCCGGACTAAGGTTTAA
- a CDS encoding Rne/Rng family ribonuclease has protein sequence MPKQIIIAEQHQIAAVFSEDQIQELVVATGHHQIGDVYLGVVENVLPGIDAAFVNIGDPERNGFIHVTDLGPLKLKRTAAAITELLAPQQKVLVQVMKEPTGSKGPRLTGNITSPGRYVVLMPYGRGVNLSRRIKSESERNRLRALAILIKPAGMGLLVRTEAEGKPEEAIIEDLEVLQKQWDAIQQEAHSTRAPALLNRDDDFIQRVLRDMYGADVNRIVVDSSTGLKRVKQYLQNWSGGQTPQGVLIDHHRDRSPILEYFRISAAIKEALKPRVDLPSGGYIIIEPTEALTVVDVNSGSFTRSATARETVLWTNCEAATEIARQLRLRNIAGVIVVDFIDMESRRDQLQVLEHFNKALKADKARPQIAQLTELGLVELTRKRQGQNIYELFGNTCPTCGGVGHIVRLPGDTEPRLPITAELPDRSDFSYSQSKVSLPQKEPRLPTNRIPEPRESADTFGEVFDAVADMRPLDLINHPSYQEPTDKTRRTRISRNRSGINGSPAKDDSLRSVDISPVTPRTVGFDHELDLDADAEDFGVSAQSNAELRLRSVPDLGDSTSEIPSPHIGKSGWHERSERAKVTKVEPVKPVVEPPEIRSVEMTLEEQDVFALMGVSPLVKLDQEVKNSKSVIINVIGPDALRTKVSESTSNSTAVKTVSNEVDTSEVEPEEKPLSVVERVKNPDAAPSSEDKAEEDLVSKTSVGNRRRRRRSSALDSDSATSEDN, from the coding sequence ATGCCAAAGCAAATTATCATCGCAGAACAGCATCAAATTGCTGCCGTCTTTTCTGAAGATCAAATACAAGAACTGGTTGTTGCTACTGGTCATCACCAAATTGGAGATGTCTATTTGGGTGTAGTGGAAAATGTCTTACCTGGAATAGATGCGGCTTTTGTGAATATTGGTGACCCAGAGCGCAACGGCTTTATTCATGTAACTGATTTGGGACCATTGAAGCTGAAGCGCACAGCAGCAGCAATTACTGAACTATTAGCACCACAGCAAAAGGTGTTGGTACAGGTGATGAAGGAGCCAACTGGTTCAAAGGGGCCAAGGCTGACGGGTAATATCACTTCACCTGGACGCTATGTAGTGCTGATGCCTTATGGTAGAGGTGTAAATTTATCCCGACGAATTAAAAGTGAAAGTGAGCGCAACCGTTTACGCGCCTTAGCGATTTTGATTAAGCCCGCGGGTATGGGTTTGTTGGTGCGGACTGAGGCGGAAGGCAAACCAGAGGAAGCGATTATTGAAGATTTGGAAGTGCTGCAAAAGCAATGGGATGCCATTCAGCAAGAGGCACATTCTACCCGTGCGCCAGCCCTGCTGAATCGGGATGATGACTTCATCCAGCGTGTTTTGCGGGATATGTACGGTGCTGATGTGAATCGGATTGTGGTGGATTCCAGCACAGGTTTGAAACGAGTTAAGCAGTATTTGCAGAACTGGAGTGGCGGTCAAACACCACAGGGGGTTTTAATTGACCATCACCGCGATCGCTCTCCAATTTTAGAGTATTTCCGCATCAGTGCAGCAATTAAAGAAGCTCTGAAACCGAGGGTAGATTTGCCTTCTGGGGGTTATATTATCATTGAGCCAACAGAGGCGTTAACAGTTGTGGATGTGAACTCTGGTTCCTTCACCCGTTCCGCCACAGCCAGGGAAACAGTCTTATGGACAAACTGCGAAGCCGCAACAGAAATTGCTCGTCAGTTACGTCTGCGAAATATTGCAGGTGTAATTGTGGTTGATTTCATTGACATGGAATCGCGGCGTGACCAGTTACAAGTTTTAGAACACTTTAATAAGGCACTGAAGGCAGATAAGGCTCGTCCTCAGATTGCCCAATTAACAGAATTGGGTTTGGTCGAACTGACTCGTAAGCGCCAAGGTCAAAATATTTACGAATTGTTTGGTAATACTTGCCCAACTTGTGGTGGTGTGGGACATATTGTGCGTTTGCCTGGAGACACAGAACCACGATTGCCCATAACGGCAGAATTACCGGATCGTTCTGATTTCAGCTACTCTCAGTCTAAAGTATCTTTGCCTCAGAAGGAACCACGTCTGCCCACAAATCGCATTCCTGAACCACGGGAAAGTGCTGATACATTCGGAGAAGTTTTCGATGCTGTCGCTGATATGAGGCCTTTGGATTTAATTAATCATCCCAGCTATCAAGAACCAACCGACAAAACTCGCCGTACACGCATTAGTCGGAATCGCTCTGGGATAAATGGCAGCCCAGCAAAAGATGATAGCTTGCGTAGCGTAGACATAAGTCCGGTGACTCCGCGAACTGTCGGTTTTGACCATGAGCTAGATTTGGATGCGGATGCTGAAGACTTCGGTGTGAGCGCTCAGTCCAACGCTGAACTTCGGCTACGCTCAGTCCCAGATTTGGGAGATTCGACTTCAGAAATTCCTTCTCCTCATATAGGGAAGTCAGGTTGGCATGAAAGGTCTGAACGGGCTAAGGTGACGAAGGTGGAGCCTGTGAAGCCTGTGGTGGAACCGCCAGAAATTAGAAGTGTAGAAATGACCTTGGAAGAGCAAGATGTGTTTGCTTTGATGGGGGTTTCTCCTTTGGTGAAGTTAGATCAGGAGGTTAAAAATTCTAAGTCTGTAATTATTAATGTTATTGGCCCTGATGCTTTGAGAACTAAAGTCAGTGAATCGACTTCAAATTCAACTGCTGTGAAAACAGTAAGTAATGAAGTGGATACATCCGAAGTGGAGCCAGAAGAGAAACCCCTGAGCGTAGTTGAACGTGTAAAAAATCCCGATGCAGCCCCAAGTTCGGAAGACAAGGCTGAGGAAGATTTAGTCAGCAAAACTTCTGTGGGTAACCGTCGCCGCCGTCGCCGTTCTTCTGCTCTGGATTCAGATTCGGCTACATCTGAGGATAATTAA
- a CDS encoding iron-sulfur cluster assembly accessory protein: MIHLSQAAISEIGRLQLKQQPNALLRLTIKLGGCSGWFYDLSFDQTVKADDRVFDLSSIKVVIDDESLNYVNGLALDYSEDLMGGGFRFHNPQAIATCGCGNSFSIATSSHV, from the coding sequence ATGATTCACCTGAGTCAAGCAGCTATCAGTGAAATTGGTCGATTACAGTTAAAACAGCAACCAAACGCTTTGTTGAGATTAACAATTAAGCTAGGTGGCTGTTCTGGTTGGTTTTATGATCTGTCTTTTGATCAAACTGTAAAAGCTGATGATCGCGTTTTTGACCTCAGCAGTATTAAAGTTGTCATAGATGACGAAAGCTTAAATTATGTCAATGGGTTAGCATTGGATTATTCAGAAGATTTAATGGGTGGGGGTTTTCGCTTCCACAACCCTCAAGCGATCGCTACCTGTGGCTGTGGTAACTCTTTTTCTATTGCTACATCAAGCCATGTTTAA
- a CDS encoding LON peptidase substrate-binding domain-containing protein — protein MTSSSKIAVRELPLFPLPEVVLFPSRPLPLHVFEFRYRIMMNTILESDRRFGVLMVDPVEGKIANVGCCAEIIHYQRMPDDRMKMLTLGQQRFRVLEYVREKPYRVGLVEWLEDQPPTQDLRPLASEVEQLLRDVVRLSAKLTEQNMELPEELPALPTELSYWVASNLYGVASEQQALLETQDTVLRLEREAEILTTTRNHLAARAVLKDTFNNS, from the coding sequence ATGACATCTTCTTCTAAAATTGCAGTTCGTGAACTACCTCTGTTCCCGTTACCTGAAGTAGTTCTATTTCCCAGTAGACCATTACCCCTACACGTCTTTGAATTTCGCTACCGAATCATGATGAACACGATTTTGGAGAGCGATCGCAGGTTCGGCGTGTTGATGGTCGATCCAGTTGAAGGTAAAATAGCCAACGTTGGTTGCTGTGCAGAAATAATTCATTACCAACGAATGCCAGATGACCGCATGAAAATGTTGACTTTGGGACAGCAAAGGTTTCGTGTCTTAGAGTATGTTCGTGAAAAGCCTTACCGTGTGGGCTTAGTCGAGTGGTTAGAAGACCAGCCACCAACCCAAGATTTACGTCCTTTGGCTAGTGAGGTAGAACAACTGCTGCGAGATGTAGTGCGTCTTTCAGCCAAGTTAACTGAACAAAATATGGAATTGCCCGAAGAATTACCTGCTCTACCCACAGAACTTTCTTATTGGGTGGCAAGTAACCTTTACGGTGTGGCCTCAGAGCAGCAGGCATTGCTAGAAACGCAGGATACTGTGCTTCGTCTGGAAAGAGAAGCGGAAATTTTGACTACGACTCGCAATCATTTAGCAGCCCGTGCTGTTCTTAAAGATACTTTTAATAATTCGTAA
- the tuf gene encoding elongation factor Tu, producing MARAKFERTKPHVNIGTVGHVDHGKTTLTAAITMTLAAMGQATGKGYDQIDNAPEEKARGITINTAHVEYETGERHYAHVDCPGHADYVKNMITGAAQMDGGILVVSAADGPMPQTREHILLAKQVGVPSLVVFLNKEDMVDDAELLELVELEVRELLSSYDFPGDDIPIVTGSGLKALEKMTANPKIQKGEDEWVDKIYALMEAVDSYIPTPDRAIDKPFLMAVEDVFSITGRGTVATGRIERGKVKVGDNVELVGIRDTRNTTVTGIEMFKKSLDEGMAGDNAGVLLRGIQKADIERGMVIAKPGSITPHTQFEGEVYVLTEKEGGRKTPFFSGYRPQFYVRTTDVTGTIKAFTSDDGSEAEMVMPGDRIKMTVELINAIAIEQGMRFAIREGGRTIGAGVVSKILK from the coding sequence ATGGCACGCGCAAAATTTGAAAGGACTAAACCCCACGTTAATATCGGTACAGTTGGCCACGTTGATCATGGTAAAACTACTTTAACAGCAGCTATTACCATGACTCTGGCTGCTATGGGTCAAGCTACAGGTAAAGGCTACGACCAAATTGATAATGCCCCCGAAGAAAAAGCGCGGGGTATCACCATCAATACAGCTCACGTTGAGTATGAAACCGGCGAGCGGCACTATGCTCACGTAGATTGTCCAGGACACGCTGATTATGTAAAAAACATGATCACTGGTGCGGCTCAAATGGATGGTGGTATTCTCGTAGTTTCGGCTGCTGATGGCCCCATGCCCCAAACCCGTGAACATATCCTGCTGGCAAAGCAAGTAGGTGTTCCCAGTCTAGTTGTCTTCTTGAACAAGGAAGACATGGTAGATGACGCAGAACTACTAGAGTTGGTGGAATTGGAAGTCCGCGAGCTATTATCTAGCTACGATTTTCCTGGTGACGACATTCCCATCGTCACAGGCTCCGGTCTCAAAGCACTGGAAAAAATGACTGCTAACCCCAAAATTCAAAAGGGTGAAGATGAGTGGGTAGACAAAATCTACGCCCTCATGGAAGCAGTCGATTCTTACATTCCCACTCCTGACCGTGCTATAGATAAGCCCTTCCTGATGGCTGTGGAAGATGTGTTCTCCATCACAGGTCGTGGTACAGTGGCCACTGGTCGGATTGAACGTGGTAAGGTCAAAGTCGGCGATAACGTGGAACTGGTGGGCATTAGAGATACCCGCAACACCACTGTTACTGGCATCGAGATGTTCAAGAAGAGTCTCGACGAAGGTATGGCTGGAGATAACGCTGGTGTACTTCTACGTGGTATCCAGAAGGCTGATATTGAACGCGGTATGGTAATCGCCAAACCAGGTTCTATTACTCCTCACACTCAGTTTGAAGGTGAAGTGTACGTCCTGACAGAAAAAGAAGGCGGTCGGAAGACTCCATTTTTCTCTGGCTACCGTCCTCAGTTTTACGTGCGGACAACTGATGTAACCGGCACAATCAAAGCCTTTACTTCCGATGATGGTAGTGAAGCAGAAATGGTTATGCCCGGAGATCGCATCAAAATGACAGTAGAACTGATCAACGCGATCGCTATTGAGCAAGGAATGCGCTTCGCGATTCGTGAAGGTGGCCGCACCATTGGTGCTGGTGTCGTCTCTAAAATTCTGAAGTAA